In a genomic window of Aggregatimonas sangjinii:
- a CDS encoding RteC domain-containing protein codes for MIVRLKEISNEFSSQLDDIEAGNHKIKDCANSSIILCRRTLHRLKSLLLQKDFKSVDNEIDFFRNIKQISATPLIYYSEVRSFELQFPMANTHTQRKYINKKLTKLNRFFNLNIDFVQYIENGHTHFDQQYFTRTFLDSYHIISSKFYFQDPDFTTARDMLLGKIKAYRKFIEYLQNRPTEKRQDYSTNQSKAFDSISNLKWTSSKAALTELVYALYVNGALNNGNAEIKEIAMALQKVFHFDMGDFYKIYAEIKFRKNSRTKFMDTLSTGLISFMDESEN; via the coding sequence ATGATTGTGCGCCTCAAAGAAATATCGAACGAATTTTCATCTCAGCTAGATGATATTGAAGCTGGGAATCATAAAATTAAGGATTGCGCTAATAGCTCCATAATTCTATGTCGCCGAACATTGCATAGACTTAAAAGCCTACTTCTTCAAAAAGATTTTAAATCGGTAGATAATGAAATTGATTTTTTCAGGAATATCAAGCAGATTTCTGCCACTCCCCTAATTTACTATTCAGAAGTACGTTCGTTTGAACTTCAATTTCCCATGGCTAATACCCATACACAGAGAAAGTATATCAATAAAAAACTCACCAAACTGAATCGATTTTTTAATCTCAATATCGATTTTGTACAATACATAGAGAATGGTCATACCCATTTCGACCAACAATACTTTACTAGAACATTCTTAGACTCCTATCACATCATCTCGTCCAAGTTTTATTTTCAAGATCCTGATTTTACTACTGCTCGCGATATGTTGTTGGGGAAAATAAAAGCGTATCGTAAATTTATTGAATATCTTCAGAATAGACCAACAGAGAAAAGACAAGACTATAGTACTAATCAGTCAAAAGCTTTTGACTCTATTTCTAATTTAAAATGGACATCATCTAAGGCAGCTCTTACTGAACTTGTGTATGCCCTATATGTAAATGGAGCTCTTAATAATGGTAATGCCGAGATTAAGGAAATTGCTATGGCACTACAGAAAGTCTTTCACTTTGACATGGGTGACTTCTACAAAATATATGCTGAAATCAAATTTCGGAAAAACAGTAGAACGAAGTTCATGGACACCCTTTCTACAGGCCTTATTTCATTTATGGACGAATCAGAAAATTAG
- a CDS encoding helix-turn-helix domain-containing protein, with protein MATSIITTDDLREFKLELLDDIKKLLTKQSDAKLKKYLKSAEIMELLQISQGTLQNLRINGTIPYTKMGNIIFYDSDEIQKVMLSNRIHNKRD; from the coding sequence ATGGCGACTAGCATAATTACTACAGATGACCTCCGGGAGTTCAAATTGGAACTACTTGACGACATAAAGAAATTACTCACCAAACAATCAGATGCAAAATTAAAGAAGTACCTAAAATCAGCGGAGATAATGGAGTTACTTCAAATTAGTCAAGGCACATTACAGAACCTTCGAATCAATGGTACAATACCCTATACAAAGATGGGTAATATCATTTTCTATGATTCTGATGAGATTCAAAAAGTCATGCTTTCCAATCGCATTCACAATAAAAGAGATTAA
- a CDS encoding ATPase, which yields MVNPSKINEGGVQYSIGKFDGQTVVYDFPKVLVYLNAKGKLLFGKDFKIIEEDHQIIFKLCNYFVKDLEKCAKNDIDPEKGILLTGPVGCGKTSLMRLLKHLVPMQRPYRVIPARNIVFGFNHIGYKTIEDYGNGQFFCFDDLGVEPIGRHFGKDCNVMGEVLLSRYELFLKTKIKTHATTNLSAKELEDMYGNRVRSRMRKLFNLVAFNKNAKDKRK from the coding sequence ATGGTGAACCCCTCTAAAATAAATGAAGGTGGCGTACAATACTCCATCGGAAAGTTTGACGGTCAAACCGTTGTCTATGATTTCCCTAAAGTTCTTGTGTATTTGAACGCTAAAGGAAAGCTTCTTTTTGGAAAGGATTTTAAAATCATTGAAGAAGACCACCAAATCATCTTTAAACTCTGCAACTACTTTGTGAAAGACCTTGAAAAGTGCGCAAAGAATGATATCGACCCAGAAAAAGGAATCCTACTTACTGGTCCCGTGGGATGTGGAAAAACCAGCCTAATGCGATTACTAAAACATCTGGTGCCCATGCAAAGACCTTATCGTGTTATTCCTGCACGAAATATCGTTTTTGGGTTTAACCACATAGGCTATAAAACTATTGAAGATTATGGCAATGGTCAATTCTTCTGCTTTGATGATTTGGGGGTGGAGCCTATTGGTAGACATTTCGGTAAAGACTGCAACGTAATGGGGGAAGTACTCTTGTCCCGTTATGAGCTCTTCTTGAAAACCAAAATTAAAACACATGCCACAACAAATTTAAGTGCCAAAGAATTGGAAGACATGTACGGCAATAGAGTACGTAGCCGAATGCGGAAGTTATTCAATTTGGTGGCCTTTAATAAAAACGCCAAGGATAAAAGAAAATAA